In Pseudomonas grandcourensis, the DNA window CACGGGAAACCCGCTCGAATTCACGCAAAATAGCCATGCGATGCTCGGCATCACCGATGTGGTGGAGCAAGCGCATGCAAAAAATGCTGTCGACGGCGTTGTCCGGCAAGGCGATGTCGAATGCGGATGTGTGCAAGGGTTGTACCCGTTTCACCACATCGGCAGGTTGCGCCTGGGTTGCGATCTTCAGCATGGATTCCGAATTATCGGCCCCGATGATCACGCGGTTGGATTTTTCCGCCAGCAAGGGCCAGAAACGCCCTGCACCACAAGGCAAATCGAGGACCAGACCAGGCTCGCCGACCAGGGCCATCGCCTTACGCGCCAGTTGCTCGTCACGCCAATGGGACAATCGACGGCCGAGACCTTCCTGATGTTTGCGCAAATAGCGTTGGGCGTGTTGATCGTCGTACTTCTCTGAAAAATCGAGCTTGATCGGGCCGTCCATCATCAGGTCTCCTGAACTTCTGATAGCAACTACCTTAGATTTTTTGGTGTCGGCGACTGGTCATCCCTTTGTGAAAATATCGTTAGGGAAACACGGAAGTATTACAGGGTTTTACAAATTTGACAGGGCTTGCTGGATGCCTGGCTCAACAGATCAAGTTCGGGACAGTTCCACCTGAAAACGGCAACCACTGGGCTCCATCGTAGTCAGGCTGACGCTCCAGCCCTGGTTCTCACAGATCCGCTGCACCAGTGAAAGCCCCAGGCCCAGGCCTTCCCCGCGTTTTTCAGTGCCCCGAACGAAGGGTTCGAACATCGCCTCGCGTTTTTCCTCGGGAATGCCCACACCGCTGTCTTCGACCAGAAATCCCGTTCCCGTCAGAGTCAGACGAATGAAGCCTCGTTCGGTGTAGTGCAAGGCGTTGCGCAGCAAGTTCCCCATTACCGCATGCAGGAACGTCGCGTTGTAGCCCTTGGCCTCGGGGTCGCCCGGTTCAAAGATCAGTTCCAACCCTTTGCTTTCGATAGGTTCGCGCCACAGACCGAGCAGGTCCTCGGCCACCTGGCCCAGGGACTGCTGCGGCGACATGCTGGCGTCTTCGCGCTGGGCGCGGGCCAGCATCAGGAAGGTTTGCACCAGCTCACGCATTTCTTCACAGGCCCGGGCAATACGCTCGACCTGGGCGCGACCGCGCTGATCGAGACCTGGGTTTTCCAGCAACAACTCGCAGGAACTGGCCAGGACCATCAGGGGCGTACGCAATTCATGGCTGACGTCGCTGGTGAACAAACGTTCGCGGGTCAGGGCCTGCCGCAAGCGCCCGAGAGTGGCGTCGAAGGCCACGGCCAGTTCGCCCACTTCGTCGGCGGCATAATCCGGCGCCAAAGGGGGAGCCAAACCCAGCAGTTGATCGCGATGGCGTACCTGGCGGGCCAGCCGCACCACCGGCGCCATGACCTTGCGAGCCAGCACCCAGCCGAGAAATACCGCCAGTGCCAGGCTCAGCACGAAACCCACCAGCACCACGGCAAACAGCACCCGTTCACGCTCTTCGAAGTCGCTCTGGTCCTGCAACAGCACGTAACGTCGGCCGTCGACGATTTCGACCATGGCGTGATACGACAGGTTTTCACGGAACACTTCGTGGAAACCCGGCTCCAGGTGCCGCAAATCCTTGGGCAACCTGAAATCGCCTGGCCCGTTGCTGAAGTAGAACAATTGATCCGGCTCGGGGCGGTGGCTCCAGTCCATGACATTGTCCATCAACAACAGACGCTGCAAATCGCCGCCAAGACCTGCCGAAATCAGTTTTTCTTCCACCAGGTGCACGGTTGCCACGATGCCCATGGCAAAAGCACCTGCCACCAGTGCGCTCGTCAGCACAAAGGCAATGATGATGCGTTGAGCAAGGCTCTGCTTAAACTCCATCACGGCCCTCGGCCAAGCGATACCCCACACCGTGCACGGTTTGCAGCAATGGCCTGGCGAAAGGTTTGTCGATCACCTGACGCAGTTGGTGGACATGGCTGCGCAGGCTGTCGCTGTCGGGACAGTCATCGCCCCACAGGGCCTCTTCAAGGATTTCCCGGCGCAACACATGAGGGCTTTTCTGCATCAACACGGCCAGCAACTTCAGGCCGACCGGGTTGAGTTTCAGCAACCGGCCTTCGCGAGTGACTTCCAGAGTGTCGAGGTCATAGTTCAGGTCGCCGACCTGCAAGGTCCGCCGCCCGCCGCCCTGGGTACGGCGCATGACCGCTTCGATACGCGCCGCAAGCTCAGACAGGGCGAACGGTTTGATCAGGTAGTCATCGGCACCCGACTTGAAGCCTTGCAGGCGGTCATCCAGTTGATCGCGGGCCGTGAGCATGATCACCGGCGTTTCGCGACGGGCATCCTCGCGCAGGCGCTTGCACAGGGTGTAGCCGTCGATGCCGGGCAACATGATATCGAGCACGATCAAATCATAGTGCTCGGTGGCTGCCAGATGCAGGCCCGACAGACCATCCTGAGCGCAATCCACGGTATAACCTTTGAGCCCCAGGTAATCGGCCAGATTGGCCAGGATATCGCGGTTGTCTTCAACCAATAGAATTCGCATGGGTATCTCTCCGTCCACAGTAACGGCCGTCGTGGCCCGCGCAGCTTAAGGCCAAGTGTGGCTCACGGCTAGGGGAAGGCTGTGGGTGAATCAATTTGCTCAACCAGAAGGTATGATTGACAAGTTTTTCACTATCGATTCACACGCTAACAACAGCGGCCAGTGAAGACTGTCACGCGATTGATAATAAGGAATATCGAAAATGGACTATTTGAAGACAGCCCCCATGCGCTTTTTGCTGCTGGTCAGCGGCACTTGGCTGGCGATATTTTTTCTGACTCGAACAGTCCTGCTCCTCACCCATCTGGATGAAGCTGGTAGCGGATTTCTGTCGGTATTCGGTATCGGGCTACTCTACGACCTGGGTTTCATTGCCTACGCGGCACTGCCCATGGGACTCTACCTGTTGCTGTGCCCGCCGGCCCTTTGGCGCACCCGTGGCCACCGCTGGTTTCTTCAGGGTCTGCTGACGGTCAGTCTGTTCGCGATGTTGTTCACCTCGGTGGCCGAATGGCTGTTCTGGGATGAGTTCGGGGTGCGCTTCAACTTCATCGCCGTCGACTACCTGGTGTATTCCGACGAAGTGCTGAACAACCTGCTTGAGTCGTACCCGATCGGCACGCTGCTGAGTATCCTCGCCGTGGTGGCCGTGGTCCTGAGCCTTGCCTTGCGCAAAGCGTTCAACGCTGCACTCGATGCGCCGTTGCCGCCGCTGCGTGGCCGCTTGCTGAATGCACTCGGTTTGTTGATCGTCGCCGGCCTGAGCCTGCAGTTGCTCAGCCAGGACGCACCGCGCGCCCAGGGCGGCAACGCCTATCAGAACGAACTGGCGAGCAATGGTCCGTATCAATTCTTCGCGGCATTCCGCAACAACGAACTGGACTACCCGCAGTTCTACAAAACGCTGCCGGCGGCGGTCGTTGCGCAACAGATTCGCGCCGAACTGGCAGAACCCAATGCCCGCTTCGTAGGTGAGGACCCACAGGACATTCGCCGACAAATCGATAACCCAGGCACCCCGCGCAAGCCCAACATCGTGCTGGTCACCATTGAAAGCTTCAGCGCCAAGTACATGGGCAGCAACGGCGACACCCGCAACCTGACCCCCAACCTTGATGCCTTGCGCAAGCAGAGCCTGTATTTCAATAATTTCTACGCCACCGGCACCCGCACCGACCGCGGCCTGGAAGCGATTACCCTGGCGATCCCACCGACACCCGGTCGCTCGATCGTCAAGCGCGTGGGTCGTGAAAGCGGCTTTGCCAGCCTTGGCCAGCAACTCAATGCCGTGGGTTACGACAGCGTATTTGTCTACGGCGGCCGCGGTTATTTCGACAACATGAATGCGTTCTTTAGCGGCAATGGTTACCGCGTCGTGGACCAGAGCAGCGTCGAAGAGTCGGAGATTCACTTCAAGAATGCCTGGGGCATGGCAGACGAGGATCTCTACAACCAGTCACTGAAACTGGCCGATGCCGACTATGCCAAGCAGCAGCCATTCCTTCTGCAGCTGATGACGACGTCCAACCACCGTCCTTACACCTATCCGGACAACCGGATCGACATCAAGTCCGGCAACGGTCGTGACGGCGCGGTGAAATACACTGACTACGCCATCGGTCAATTCCTTGATCAGGCGCGCCAGAAACCCTGGTTCGACAATACAATCTTCATCTTTGTCGCCGACCACACCGCAGGCAGCGCCGGTAAGGAAGACTTGCCGATCGACAACTATCAGATTCCATTGTTCATCTATGCGCCCAAGTTGATCGAAGCTCGGGAAACGGCACAACTGGCCAGCCAGATCGATCTGGCGCCGACCTTGCTGGGCCTGCTCAATCTGGATTATGAGTCGACATTCTTTGGACGTAACCTGTTGCAGGATAATCCGCTGCCGGCACGGGTATTGGTCGGTAACTACCAGCACCTTGGGTTGTTCGACGGCAAGGACTTGGCGATTCTGAGCCCTCGCCAGGGATTGCGTCGTCACGATGACGCGCTGACCGATAGCCGCGAGTCTCGGTCGACCGCCGATGACCCGCTGATTACCCGCGCAATCACCTATTACCAAACCGCCAGTTATGGCTTCAAGCAACAGCTGCTTGGCTGGAAGGCGCCCAAGGAGGGTGCCGGTCAAGTCGGCGAACGTTAACCGAATCACCCCGGGCTGATGCCCCGGGGCTTTTCATTTGTTCAGGATCCACCATGTCATCAACCGCTGTCCGCCCCGCCCCTCGCGCGCTCAACTTCTGGGTGTGCCTGGGGGTTCCCGCCATTGCGGCGATCGTTCTGGTGTTGCTCGAACTGACCTCACTGGACATGGACCTCGCCAAGCTGTTCTACGACCCGGTCGCGGGGGACTTCATCGGACGACACAGTTACTTCCTGGAAAACATCCTGCATACCCGCGCCAAGCAAGTGGTCATCGCCTTCTCGGTGTTTGCCATCTTCGGCTACATCGCTTCGTTCTTCATGGCCAGGCTCAAACCGTTCAAGCGCGAGCTGGGTTGCCTGGTGCTGTCCCTGGGCCTGGCGACTTCCTTTGTCACGCCCATGAAAGCGGTGACAGCGGTGCAATGTCCCTGGAGCCTTGAGCAATTTGGCGGTCACGAGACCTACAGCGAATTGCTGAGCCATCGCCCGGCTACTGAAAAACCAGGTCGTTGCTGGCCCGGCGGCCATGCGGCCACCGGCTTCACCCTGTTCGCCCTGTTTTTCGTACTGCGTGACCGTCGCCCGCGCATGGCGCGTGCAGCGTTCGTCTTCGCCTTCGCCCTCGGCTCGGTGTTCTCCATCGGGCGGATGATGCAGGGCGCGCACTTCTTCTCGCACAACGTGTGGACGGCGGTGTTCTGCTGGCTGATATGTCTGGGGTCGTATTACTACGTTCTGTATCGACCGGCGTTGAAGGCTGAACGCGGGACCACTGCAGAACCTGTCGGCGCCTGATCTGACGCCTCCGCGGGCAAGCCACGCTCCCACAGAGACGATGCAGATCCTGTGGGAGCGTGGCTTGCCCGCGATGGGCGCGACGCGATCTCCAGCCAACCCCAAATTGAAGGCAATAAAAAACCCCGCCTGCTTTCGCAGGCGGGGTTTTTTCGTACAGGGGTAAGGCTGGCTTACATCATGCCGCCCATGCCGCCCATACCGCCCATGTCTGGCATACCGCCGCCAGCACCACCGTCTTTCTTCGGTGCGTCAGCAACAGCAGCTTCGGTGGTCAGGATCAGACCGCCGATAGACGATGCAGCTTGCAGCGCGGAACGGGTGACCTTGGTTGGGTCCAGGATGCCCATTTCGATCATGTCGCCGTATTCGCCAGTCGCAGCGTTGTAACCGAAGTTACCTTTGCCGTTCTTGACTTCGTTGACCACAACGCTTGGCTCGTCACCGCTGTTGGCAGCGATCTGACGCAGCGGTGCTTCAACGGCACGGCGCAGAACAGCGATACCTACGTCCTGATCAGCGTTGTCGCCTTTCAGATCGTTCAGGGTTTGCAGAGCGCGGATCAGCGCAACGCCACCGCCAGGTACCACGCCTTCTTCAACGGCTGCACGGGTAGCGTGCAGGGCGTCTTCAACGCGGGCTTTCTTCTCTTTCATTTCAACTTCGGAACCAGCGCCAACCTTGATCACTGCAACGCCGCCGGACAGCTTCGCCAGACGCTCTTGCAGTTTTTCACGGTCGTAGTCCGAGGAAGTTTCGGCAACCTGAGCACGGATCTGAGCAATGCGGGACTCGATGTCGCCAGCTACGCCAGCACCGTCAACGATGATGGTGTTTTCCTTGGAGATGGTCACGCGCTTGGCGCTGCCCAGGTTTTCCAGGGTGGCTGCTTCCAGGCTCAGGCCGATCTCTTCGGAGATAACGGTACCGCCGGTCAGAACGGCGATGTCCTGCAGCATGGCCTTGCGGCGGTCGCCGAAGCCTGGAGCCTTGACGGCTGCGACTTTAACGATGCCACGCATGTTGTTCACGACCAGAGTCGCCAGGGCTTCGCCTTCAACGTCTTCGGAAACGATCAGCAGTGGACGGCCGGCTTTGGCAACGGCTTCCAGCACTGGCAGCATTTCGCGGATGTTCGAGATCTTTTTGTCGACCAGCAGAACCAGCGGGTTGTCCAGCTCGGCAACCATGGTTTCCGGCTTGTTGACGAAGTACGGGGACAGGTAGCCACGGTCGAACTGCATGCCTTCAACAACCGACAGTTCGTTTTCCAGGCCAGTGCCTTCTTCAACGGTGATCACGCCTTCTTTACCGACTTTTTCCATGGCTTCGGCAATGATGTCGCCGATGGAGTTGTCGGAGTTGGCCGAGATGGTGCCAACCTGAGCGATTGCCTTGGTGTCAGCGCATGGCTTGGACAGGTTTTTCAGCTCTTTGACGATAGCGATGGTCGCTTTGTCGATACCACGCTTGAGGTCCATCGGGTTCATGCCGGCAGCGACGGCTTTCAGGCCTTCGTTGACGATCGACTGAGCCAGAACGGTAGCGGTGGTGGTGCCGTCGCCTGCGTCATCGTTGGCACGGGAGGCAACGTCTTTGACCAGCTGCGCGCCCATGTTTTCGAAACGGTCTTCCAGTTCGATTTCTTTTGCTACGGAAACGCCGTCCTTGGTGATGGTCGGAGCGCCGAAGCTCTTCTCGATGATCACGTTACGGCCTTTCGGGCCCAGGGTCGCTTTTACTGCGTCAGCCAGGACGTTGACGCCCTTGAGCATTTTTTTACGGGCGGAATCGCCAAACAGAACTTCTTTAGCAGCCATGATCGATATTCCTTAAATACTTTGTAGTAGCGGGAAAATGAACGGGGGTATCAGCCTTCGATAACGGCGAGAATTTCGTTCTCGCTCATTACCAGCAGGTCTTCGCCGTCGACTTTCACAGTGTTGCTGCCGGAGTAAGGACCGAACACAACCTTGTCGCCCACTTTAACGGCCAGTGCACGCACTTCACCGTTGTCCAGTACGCGGCCGGTGCCGACAGCGAGGATTTCGCCGCTGTTGGCTTTTTCAGCAGCCGAACCTGGCAGGACGATACCGCCAGCGGTTTTCTTTTCTTCTTCGCTGCGACGGATGACGACGCGGTCATGCAGAGGACGAAGCTTCATTGTCGATCTCTCCTAATTGTGGTTTTCATC includes these proteins:
- a CDS encoding phosphatase PAP2 family protein; its protein translation is MSSTAVRPAPRALNFWVCLGVPAIAAIVLVLLELTSLDMDLAKLFYDPVAGDFIGRHSYFLENILHTRAKQVVIAFSVFAIFGYIASFFMARLKPFKRELGCLVLSLGLATSFVTPMKAVTAVQCPWSLEQFGGHETYSELLSHRPATEKPGRCWPGGHAATGFTLFALFFVLRDRRPRMARAAFVFAFALGSVFSIGRMMQGAHFFSHNVWTAVFCWLICLGSYYYVLYRPALKAERGTTAEPVGA
- a CDS encoding co-chaperone GroES, coding for MKLRPLHDRVVIRRSEEEKKTAGGIVLPGSAAEKANSGEILAVGTGRVLDNGEVRALAVKVGDKVVFGPYSGSNTVKVDGEDLLVMSENEILAVIEG
- a CDS encoding HAMP domain-containing sensor histidine kinase: MEFKQSLAQRIIIAFVLTSALVAGAFAMGIVATVHLVEEKLISAGLGGDLQRLLLMDNVMDWSHRPEPDQLFYFSNGPGDFRLPKDLRHLEPGFHEVFRENLSYHAMVEIVDGRRYVLLQDQSDFEERERVLFAVVLVGFVLSLALAVFLGWVLARKVMAPVVRLARQVRHRDQLLGLAPPLAPDYAADEVGELAVAFDATLGRLRQALTRERLFTSDVSHELRTPLMVLASSCELLLENPGLDQRGRAQVERIARACEEMRELVQTFLMLARAQREDASMSPQQSLGQVAEDLLGLWREPIESKGLELIFEPGDPEAKGYNATFLHAVMGNLLRNALHYTERGFIRLTLTGTGFLVEDSGVGIPEEKREAMFEPFVRGTEKRGEGLGLGLSLVQRICENQGWSVSLTTMEPSGCRFQVELSRT
- the colR gene encoding two-component system response regulator ColR gives rise to the protein MRILLVEDNRDILANLADYLGLKGYTVDCAQDGLSGLHLAATEHYDLIVLDIMLPGIDGYTLCKRLREDARRETPVIMLTARDQLDDRLQGFKSGADDYLIKPFALSELAARIEAVMRRTQGGGRRTLQVGDLNYDLDTLEVTREGRLLKLNPVGLKLLAVLMQKSPHVLRREILEEALWGDDCPDSDSLRSHVHQLRQVIDKPFARPLLQTVHGVGYRLAEGRDGV
- the groL gene encoding chaperonin GroEL (60 kDa chaperone family; promotes refolding of misfolded polypeptides especially under stressful conditions; forms two stacked rings of heptamers to form a barrel-shaped 14mer; ends can be capped by GroES; misfolded proteins enter the barrel where they are refolded when GroES binds) — its product is MAAKEVLFGDSARKKMLKGVNVLADAVKATLGPKGRNVIIEKSFGAPTITKDGVSVAKEIELEDRFENMGAQLVKDVASRANDDAGDGTTTATVLAQSIVNEGLKAVAAGMNPMDLKRGIDKATIAIVKELKNLSKPCADTKAIAQVGTISANSDNSIGDIIAEAMEKVGKEGVITVEEGTGLENELSVVEGMQFDRGYLSPYFVNKPETMVAELDNPLVLLVDKKISNIREMLPVLEAVAKAGRPLLIVSEDVEGEALATLVVNNMRGIVKVAAVKAPGFGDRRKAMLQDIAVLTGGTVISEEIGLSLEAATLENLGSAKRVTISKENTIIVDGAGVAGDIESRIAQIRAQVAETSSDYDREKLQERLAKLSGGVAVIKVGAGSEVEMKEKKARVEDALHATRAAVEEGVVPGGGVALIRALQTLNDLKGDNADQDVGIAVLRRAVEAPLRQIAANSGDEPSVVVNEVKNGKGNFGYNAATGEYGDMIEMGILDPTKVTRSALQAASSIGGLILTTEAAVADAPKKDGGAGGGMPDMGGMGGMGGMM
- a CDS encoding class I SAM-dependent methyltransferase, which produces MDGPIKLDFSEKYDDQHAQRYLRKHQEGLGRRLSHWRDEQLARKAMALVGEPGLVLDLPCGAGRFWPLLAEKSNRVIIGADNSESMLKIATQAQPADVVKRVQPLHTSAFDIALPDNAVDSIFCMRLLHHIGDAEHRMAILREFERVSRDSVIISLWVDGNFKAWKRRRSEKTRGQEGYQNRFVLPAATVEKEFEQAGFRIQEQLDFLPLYAMWRVYVLRKR
- a CDS encoding LTA synthase family protein, with translation MDYLKTAPMRFLLLVSGTWLAIFFLTRTVLLLTHLDEAGSGFLSVFGIGLLYDLGFIAYAALPMGLYLLLCPPALWRTRGHRWFLQGLLTVSLFAMLFTSVAEWLFWDEFGVRFNFIAVDYLVYSDEVLNNLLESYPIGTLLSILAVVAVVLSLALRKAFNAALDAPLPPLRGRLLNALGLLIVAGLSLQLLSQDAPRAQGGNAYQNELASNGPYQFFAAFRNNELDYPQFYKTLPAAVVAQQIRAELAEPNARFVGEDPQDIRRQIDNPGTPRKPNIVLVTIESFSAKYMGSNGDTRNLTPNLDALRKQSLYFNNFYATGTRTDRGLEAITLAIPPTPGRSIVKRVGRESGFASLGQQLNAVGYDSVFVYGGRGYFDNMNAFFSGNGYRVVDQSSVEESEIHFKNAWGMADEDLYNQSLKLADADYAKQQPFLLQLMTTSNHRPYTYPDNRIDIKSGNGRDGAVKYTDYAIGQFLDQARQKPWFDNTIFIFVADHTAGSAGKEDLPIDNYQIPLFIYAPKLIEARETAQLASQIDLAPTLLGLLNLDYESTFFGRNLLQDNPLPARVLVGNYQHLGLFDGKDLAILSPRQGLRRHDDALTDSRESRSTADDPLITRAITYYQTASYGFKQQLLGWKAPKEGAGQVGER